In Theobroma cacao cultivar B97-61/B2 chromosome 7, Criollo_cocoa_genome_V2, whole genome shotgun sequence, the genomic window GGTTTGGCATGATCAAGCTCCTTTGCTCCCTTCTGATCCTTACCAAAGAGCTATCGCTAGGTTctgggctgattttgttgaCAAGAAGgtactttcttctctttctttttacttctttttggCAGGAAGTTTCCTTGATTTGGTCTGACAGACTTTGAATTTCGGGGGGcttgtttctttgtttctttttaactGTCTAATCTGTAAGCACTGTTCTTGGTTTTATAAGATTGTTGACTGCTGGTGCTAGTATGATAACTTTGATCTATGGGCCGATTTGATTTGACATTCTCTGTGTTttagttgttattttttttccctttccctTGTTTGggtaattttgataattagaAGTAAAATCAAGCCAAGTTTCAAGCTACTTTGGTTAGTTTtagtcaatttaaaaaatttgatgtcAATGGTTTAAATGCAATTATGCTCATGCAGAGATAAGTcgattattttgatatatctCTAAATAATAGTGATTGGATCACCAACTTTTATGCTAATATTCAAATTGGGCTTACGTAACTTGTCAAATCTTACTCTAGGTCtagttgatgatgatgatagcTACGATTACTGCTCTTATAAAGATTGCATTTGGTTTTGGTTACCCCCAATTCACAATGAAGACTAGAGCAATCgtttactttgattttttacttgtttttggTACATATGAGAGGTAAAGGGGAGTGGGGATTTCGATCTTAGATCTTAGAAAATATCGAAATCCAGGATGATTGTAACAATCACTAGGCCTAGCTTGAGTTGttgcttttaaaaattaacactattattatgttgatattttgttgtttaggATCATTTCATTGTAGGTTCCTTgttgaggaagaaaaaaaatgttgagATAGTGACTTTCTAGGAACCTAGGCTTCATGACTAATTCTCACctgataatatatatatatatttccacttgtttattccaattctTGTTGTTTCTTGTTGAAATCGTCAGCACGGTTTGTCTCATTAAACGCTTTAGTCTTCAATTGTCCAATCATCCCATTAATAATTGTGATTAGCCATTACTTTTATGGCTCTATgagtttgttttgttttgagtTTTTGTCATTTTGCTCAATAATTAGAACCTGTTAAGCctaaattattgtttaatgaaatGCAGATATACGAACTTGGGAGGAAAATATGGACAACCAAGGGAGAAGAACAGGAGGCAGGGAAGAAAGAATTCATTGAGTGCCTTAAGCTGCTGGAAGGAGAGCTTGGAGACAAGCCTTACTTTGGGGGAGAAAATCTTGGTTATGTAGATGTTGTCCTTGTTCCATTCTATAGCTGGTTCCTTGCTTATGAGAAGTGTGGCAACTTCAGCATTGAGGCAGAGTGTCCCAAGCTGATTGCATGGGCTAAGAGGTGCCTGCAAAAGGAGAGTGTGTCCAAGTCTCTTCCTGACCAAGAAAAGGTCTATGGTTTTGTTTTGCAGTTAAAGAAAATCTTTGGAATTGAGTAACAGGAGACTGTTTCTTTTTATCatgttttatgttttgaaataAAGGGGCACTTAGTTGTGCCTGGTATTTGTTTTGTGTTGTGGGAGGTGAATGCTTTTCCCTGCATTTAAAGATAGAGCACTTGGCTGTGCTTGGGGATGTGATGTAAACTTTGGAGTTCAAATATAGTAAACGTAGTTCCTGTGTTTAAACTTGGCTGTCCATGGCAGGCCACAACCTTGTGGAGCAAATTTTTATGTGGCTTTTGCATACTGCAATCCCCAACTTCCACATCATTAGGGCGAAATTATCATTCATGGTATGatgtttttttcaattaaagtaATGAGCACGGGGTATTATGTCTCAAAAGAGATACCTACTTTATAAGGGAAGGATCTACTTTTTAAGGTAAGGTTTTAGTTATTAATTTGTAAtctataattttatttcaataatatataaaatacacAAATATCTAAgaacaatttattttatcattaaattaaatagtaTGCATATAATCTTTCAACCACATTCATTCCAAAAATATCTTACCAAAATATCTagaataatcaattaagtacacataattaattaataccaaacattcattaaaaattagaaaaatagcACAAATATGTAAGAATAAGAGAGTGAATGAGAATGGTCAAATCTGATTTGAACTTCTCTGTTAAAGCTGgattaaaatatctttcttaTGATACCCATAcattaaaatcctttaaaGCAACATATATCAAAGTTAATTCTCTATAATGATTTCATGTTTCATACCCATTATTGactagttttagttttttaaaaatttgattctttaaactcttatgtttttttttttgcaataaaaacttatattttatctctatagcatataaaaactaattttaTAGAGATAAATTCAAACTaagatatataaaatatcaaagtTAATCCAATCATGAATtgagttttaaattttagacGTGAAACTTTAAGttttgatttctctctctacaagCGAAATCGAGTTATAAGCTTTATACGAATCTAACCCTTGTATTAAGAGGAACAAAAGtcttatggttttttttttttttaaaggcaaCAAAATCCTTAtgttaatcaaattaaaatgaatcAATTTTGGtatgttttatataaattcaAGCCAAATCCAAAAACCCATTCCCACAtatataatatctaaaattGACAGCTCTTAATTTGATGATCAACGAGTTTAATAAGCCTTTATGGTCTCAATAACAATTTTAACTCATCAAAAAACAATAATCTCAAgataatttgatgaaaattacataaaatcaAGTTgttcttaatttaaaataattaaaacccACAATCCTTGAAAAACTTAGCTTCTCAAGCAcgatttttgttaaattacaTTGATGTAATTTGACCTAGCAATCATGTAATTGATAATATATCATCAATTAAGCATCCCCCGAATTTAACTACACTATTCATTATggaattatgaattttaataatGTAATTACACAAATTTAAAAACCATGTAATATCTTAACATGTAGTCGtgatttatataattaatatatgatttttcaagattTCAAATCGTAACCATGGTTGCTCTAatactaattaataaattttacgATCTACTAtaatagaaatttaaaaaacaatagCATACTGGATTTTTGATACATGatttaataatgaaatatgATCAGTTTAACTAGTAAGATTCAATGCACTAAgatcttcctcttctttttctgttaactttccaatggatgagaatattaatattttttgggTAGACAAGAGAAGAGATCTAACCTTATTTATATagtgaatattttttttctggtCTCAATTATATAATGAATAATTAGTTCTACGATTTAAGATTTCCTACACATACTTACACTTTTAAGCTCACATATAAATTGGAGTCTAATCCACTTTATTAAATCATATTATAAACTATAATATTAGCTctttatcaaaatcaaattattttagtctaattttgataaaataaaaaaataatgtaaaatctacagtttgattttattagaaAATCTATCAATTTGGTTTTACTGTTGAactaaattatgaaaaatggaattcGATGGGGATGGAGCTTGGCATAGGCTTAGTATTAACTAAGCTCAATTCATTTCACATACCTCTCCAAAATGGGATTCTTCAAAAATACTTATTATATAACACTTTCCCCTTCATTTGCATgggattcttttttttttttttgggtacaTTTCTTTCTCATGTGTTTTCAAGTGggcacttttaagcccaaaaATAGTCTTTAAAGGGGTTGGGTAAGCCCATATGTTTGAGGTTATATGGGGCAGTGCTATTCCCAATTGGGTTTGGGGGCCAAGCCCAATGATTGGGCTCCCAATAGTGGGTTTGGGGTCCaggaaaaatataatatttaaaaaattctcaaaaataattttgttacATAAATTAGCTTCCactttattaaaaaagttaggaaacaaataagaagaataacaagaataaaataaaagtcataaaaaTTGAGACTGAACTGAATTATTAGTTTTTcatatttcttattttgtcTTGCTTTGACTTCTAGAGTCCCTCTTGAAATTAAACCCAGTCTATTCTGCCCCTTTTATCAATTGATAGGCTGCTAAAATTTTGTGGAGTCCCTTTTATCTCCCACAATCCAATAAGTGGCCCTCCTTCTCCAACCCAAGATAACCCCATTGTTCCCACAATCTGCTTTCCTTCTCTAATTTTGCTCTTGACCACAACAATTCTCACCCACCCAAAATTCCTGCGGGGGACCAAGGCAAAGCAAACCCAAACTTCCTGACTACCAATGGCTTCTTTCCAGCAAACTTCAATCTCTCTTCAATCCAAGCTCCTCCCTTCTTCCCAACTTCCCAGAGCCCTCCCTTCTCTCAACCTCTCCTTCTCAGCCACCTTCCCTTCCCTCAAACTCTCGACCACCCGCCCTCTCCAGGGTGGCGCCAAAATGTCAGCCACAGCCGCTTCCAGCTACGCTTTAGCTTTAGCCGATGTGGCTAAGTCCAACAACACCCTGGACTCCACCAGCTCCGACATTGAACAAGTCGAGAAAATCTTCTCTGACCCTCAAGTCATCGACTTCTTCGCCAACCCCACCATCGACGCTATCAAAAAACGTCAGGTTTTGGATGATATAGTCAAGTCTTCCGGGCTTCAGCCTCACACTGCAAACTTTTTAAACATCCTGGTGGATGCCAAGAGGATTGACATTATTAAGGAAATTGTGAAAGAGTTCGAGTCGGTTTTCAATAAGCTGACGGATACGGAATTGGCCGTGGTGAGTTCAGTGGTGCCCTTGGAGTCTCAGCATTTGGCACAGATTGCTAAACAGGTGCAGAAGCTGACTGGTGCTAAGAATGTTAGGATTAAAACCTCGATTGACCCAAGTTTGGTAGCTGGGTTTACTATCAGGTATGGCAATTCAGGGTCAAAATTGATTGATATGAGTGTTAAGAAGCAGTTGGAGGAGATTGCTGCTCAGCTTGATTTGGGTGATATTCAACTTGCTGtataagtttaaattttcattttttttatgagaatttgatttggaacctttttgttttggttatTATGTAATGTCAATTGTATGAAATTTGTCCTAATATTAAACTGTTTCTTTTGGGAGAAACTGAGGGTGCTTTTGGGTTCTGGGAAATggagttattttaatattatgaagaGTTAATCTGTACAAACTTACTTGAAAGAAGGATGCTTAATgaactatattttttttttttgctcagtTTAATGAACTATATTTAAGAATGAAGTAGGGAAATTCTACTCTCAGATTTAATTAGGAAAGACAAAGTGAAAGTAGATACGCAAGTGAACAAAAAGCATTTTATGTACCATGTTACATAAATTTTGGATCAGATGTCAGACTCAGGTAAGTATCTGAATATGTCATGTTTTAGGCAACACTTTTATACTGTGAAGTTTGAGGATCTATTAAGTGTGATACTCATATGTAATTAAAGTGTTCAGGAACTATGGCACGAATATGATGGGATAAAGTGAAGAGTTATGTAACATGAGTATCAATTCTTACAGAAGAGTTATTGTAACGTGAGCATTGCAATGGAGCAAAGAGTCCCATATCATGAGTAACAAGTCATACAGAAGAGTGTGATGAactgagatttttttttttttctaattctaCTTACTTTCGGAATATATtattgttcttccttttcccAATCGTGCTTATGCTCATGGAATTGAAACGGTGAGGTTGATTCCCCATTGAGTAACTAATGAGGAATCTGGTGTGGTGGTGGTGAAACATATGGCAGCCGGAAAAATTATATGGACCAGGACTTTGATCCATCTTTAGAAGCATTTGGTAGAAACCTGATGCTCTGCTTAAACAGAGATAGAAGGAATGTGATGGAAATTTCTTCAATGGTCAGTCATCAAATTTTGCTGAGAGGTACTTTCAAGTTAGAAGTGGATGTTTGCATAGCCATTTTTTGCTGGATTTTGGGTTACTAGAGGAGATTGATTGGCGGATCCGAGCAGAGTTAATGTCTAAAAAACCATTTTGATTTCTGCTTCTCATTTACTTGTGGCTTGGAACCTTGATTGAAAGATGGTCCTCATCTGAGTGGTCTAAGCGGGGAATTGGTTAAAATCCATGGATGCAGCTGGCTAGGAGAACTTAGCATCCTGTTCTAGCATGGATGTTGAGGATGGTAAATCTGGAGTATCTAGATCTAATACAATCAATTGAGGCCAAAAATGAACACTTAACCTCTGAAAACCTTGTTGGAATCGACTTCATTAAGTTAAAACCAATCAAATGATTGCCAGGAGCAGTGGTTTGTTCTCCTATGTCAATCTCCTCCGCCCAAACTGACTTCCAGAAACCTTAGTGGAACCAATCAACCATACTAAAAGAATGGAAATGATGCAAAGGAGCTTGTACGGACAATTTTAATTGAACTGGGATGGGACTTGCTAGTAGTTACAACTTCGACACCAGACTCTTGAGTTCAAAACAAACAACTAAAAGTTAAAGGCAAATTGTAAGTACAAAGAACACCAAAACAAGGAGTTCAATCTTAGACAGATGACTTCATCTTAAGCAATCTTCCAAACAGCTTTCAATGGAGTAAGAAGAGATATAAACATTAGCAAATCACCATTGACACTGGAACCTTGGCACAATCCATGAACTATAAAGTGTCTGTTGGCATGGATGTTTTACCTTTGAATTAAAGCAATATAAGAGCACATTACTCATTGATTAGGCTCACTGGTAACAATAATACTTTCCGTGGTCCTGGGACGGGCTGCCTTTCAGGCCTACAATTTTGCCTATCTGAACTTGGATTAAAATCTTAAACCCAGGTCATTACTCTAATAAATAAGTAGGATTTATATTTGGAGTTTACATTTGATGGTACCTAGCGGATTTATTAATAAGGTGCCATTCGCATAGTATTAAATTGATGACAAGTGACAACGCATCAAATATATTctctaattaaatttatttaaaaaatataaaaaatgttaaaataatagtataaaatacctattattatattaatagtAAAAATAGAGCTTATAAGCCAGGCTAACCCTTCAAGACCTCGCCCAGGCCCGAGAACGCTCCCCATAGATAGCAGTGCCAGTGCCAGTGCCATGTGATAGCGCCTTTACATTATTTTCTGGATAATATAGCATTAAGTTCTATGGGGCGAAACAATACCCAACTGAAGTACTAGGGCAAATTTAATTTCGAGCAACTAATATAATAGTCTTAACCTACTGATACTTACCAATAAAAGTAAGGTTGTAATGGAGTCAAATGGAGTTGATGCAAAGCTTGATTCGATTAATTTCGATTATTATATTCTCAAATAAGATGGTTAATATAGTCAATTTAGGATTGAAGTaaactcaaaaattaaatGTAACTTATAGATATGTAAcataaactttatgttttctttttattaatgattttaaactattaaattCTAGTGATGTTTCCCCTCTCATTCCACCCACCCATGCTGtgttttatcttcattttctGACCCACTTCACATTTATATTATCTCATAACATTTCAAACCTACCCATTGAGACAGGCTTGACTACTCACACCCCCATTCTTTCAAACATTAATTACAACCATTAGTCCTCCTTTGCACGACTTTTCTAACATTCTACCATTGGTCCTTCCTTTCCCATCTCAGTCTCTCGTCCCTAGAAAAcgtttccttttttctttttggaaatGGGTTTTTTATGATAAGATTTAATAGCAACATTTAGAccattaacaaaaaattaacaacGCTATATTTagcaaaaaaaatagtttttgaaCTTTTAGACGTGACAGAAATGTATGTATGAGGCAAGAAAAGAGACAAAGAGGAGGGACATAAAACTTTTATTCTTGACTCAGATCCCAATTTAAGTATTTAACAATAATTCAATGtgtttatttcatttattttttttatatttcttaattagTGATATTATTGATTTGTAAGATGGatgtaataaaattaatgtagTCAATGAAAATactaagaaattaattattctTAAATAGTTACCTTCGAAAGTATGAATTAGATTTGGGAGATGAATTTGGTAAAAAATTTAGTAGTGAAATATTAACCTAATAACATAGGGTTTGACAGAAAAGCAATCCGTACATTTTGACTTTAAAGGTAATTAAATTGTTCTTGAAGTTCTAAAAGTAATTGATGGTATTAGTTTTATCACTAcacattaaaatttattatctcTATTTCGTAAAATCTTATTAGAGTATTCTGAAATTAGAATTTGACAATTCAAATCGTTATTGTTTTCTTAAGAACAATTAAAATGAAGGTATCATTAACTATAGAGGATTAGTCTTAATTAGTCGTTGTCTATATCCTAATAAATGATTTATATTTCACATTTATATGTGATGGTTGAGTAGGCTCCACTGTGAGAGCACGACCACAGTTACAACGAAGTTTCTATCATTGAGATGGGTCAATGGCTCAATGCTAGTTTGAAATAAGATAGTTATGAGCAATTCATTATTTGATAAGACCTTGAGAAATTAGAAGACATTGGAATGGATGGTTGATTTGATACATGATAATCGACACTTACGGAAAAGGTAAACGAGATTATCCATTAATTACCATTTTTGGGTGGGCTACGAGAGATAAGCATAAGCCGAATTGATAATAACACCAACCATGTGACTGAGAATGCTGGCTCTCCGATGTACTTGGGAAAGTGTGGCCGCATGCCTTCAATGGGCATTCAATGTTTTCACCAGCTACCTTACCTAAACCCATTAATAAGTTTTAAAGCACTACCGTATACATAATTCCCACAGCTAAGAAAgaattgaagaagaagaaaaattaggagaagaaagaatcaGGCAAGGAGGATATGGAGAAGGGTACTGAAAAGGGTAATGGTGTCGGTGGTGGAGCTGCTGCTTCTAGGTCTCCAATGGCTTTGATGGGGTCGTCGAGATATGAAAATGAAGAGGCAAATACCGGCATGCGAACTACCGAGACCATGCTGCGTTTGGTGCCAATGGCTTTATGTGTTGCTGCACTTGTTGTCATGCTCAAGAATTCTCAGTCCAATGAATTTGGTTCTGTTTCCTACTCAGATCTTGGAGCTTTCAGGTGTTCTATTCCTACACTTCCTTATTCACTAGTTGatcaacctttttttttatatcagATATGATCTGAATCTAAGAAACTAATGAAATCAAATTAGGTTTCACCACGCACGTTCCCTCACTAAGGATATATATGTTCCAGAATTTTATCAAGTAACTGGTGAAACATTACCACTCATACAGAGCTAACTAAAAGCCTTGAGTGCACCCCAATAACAATCAAATATgcgttttgtttttttaattttttttatacaataAAACAGaagtagaaagagaaaattcaaGTTTTAGGATTAAACCATTAAGCCAAACTTATAATTGGTGAATAGGGATGGATGATGGACGACACTATTGATTTTACCTCTCTGATAACTGTGTTAAAATTCTTCAGACAACAACTTATGGAAACTTAATTATAGGAtgttaaaagttaaaaaaaattgaaagttaTACACCAACAATGCTTTATAACTAAATTTCTGTAgtaatttatttcatttttttattttaaatgagtaagtCTGAGTTTCCAATTCCAGTTTCACCTTAAAGAATAAAACAGCTTAAGTAGAAACAAAAGCTACAGTTGGGTTTTCCAGCATActaaaacaaaacagaaaacCGGCATTGTAACATAATTCCTTAATTTTGGCATCAATCATTAACTGGTTTACACCTTGCAGGTATCTGGTGCATGCAAATGGCATATGTGCAGGCTATTCCCTTCTTTCAGCTATCATTGCAGCCATGCCTCGTCCTTCCACAATGCCTCGAGCTTGGACACTCTTCCTCCTAGATCAGGTCAAGTAAACTATTCTACACCATATGTCTGGTCAGTTACTGATAAGGGTAGAGCATCATCATcacaaatttaatatatatgtatttttgaTTCAGATTCTAACATACATAATTTTGGCTGCCGGTGCTGTGTCAACGGAGGTGCTCTACCTGACAAACAAAGGAGATGCAGCTGTCACCTGGAGTGCAGCTTGTGGGACATTTGCCAGTTTCTGTCATAAAGCCACAACATCAGTAATCATCACATTCGTTGTAGTAGCTTGCTATGTGGTGCTGTCACTGATCTCTTCTTACAGGCTTTTCAGCAAGTATGATGCACCTGTGAACTAGCCCAGCAAGACTATTGAGACGACGGTCTTCAACGGGTAATATTACTGTTTAATTTCAATGTCAAATTCTGATTGTAATAATTAAGAACAGCTTTGCCTATAGATGCTTTCTTTCGTGCCTTTTATGTAATCGGACTGCTTACCTCAACCCCGTGTATGTTGTCTCATTTGTTGTGTGTAATGCCAAAAATGACAGACTGACACCACTGAAATCTCAGATACTTACACGTGAAAAAGCCCcggatttgatttttattttatttattacatTTCAATACTTTATTCATCATTGCATCGCTTATATATGTGGATAAGGTCTAATTACGGATTACGATCTTCGTCCACGATTAAATAATAATGGACATAAAATTAATGGCtgatattttaaataattttgtgaTGTCATGAGAATCTTATTCTAAATTAGATACGAGGatgattatttaaaaagatGGGAAGCCTATATGTGCTCTACCTTGGATTCACTTACTTATACCATTTTTGGATTAGTTTaagaaaattatcaatttaattatttaagttttgaaaattttcaattttagacTTAGTTTTGAAAGCTATAACGAGCCGAAGAAGACCCATTAGGGTGTTCGAAATCTATTTCCAATATCATATATAAGGAATGAATCTGTCTTTAATGATAAACTTTGGGATGGTATGAAAATTTCCTTTCTCGTTAGGATAGGCTTGATTTTCTGGATTCGGGCTTGCAAGAAGTTGCATTCCATAGCTGAGATTGAGTGGTAGATGGAGGCATAGCATAGGAGTATTAGACACTCCCCTTTTTATTTGAGACTTTAATGTGTTACGGTACTCTCGTATGGAAAGAAACTATAAATTTAATGTGGATGGCTCTGTTAATTAGGGGTAGATTTGACCTCGCTAATTATGGTGGTGTCGACACACGTTATATTATTGGGATTTTCTTTGATCCACTTGAAATTCATGATTCCGACTAGTCGAATATAATGGCGATTAGGTATGCCTTAACATTATTTGCATCATCATCCTTTGCAGGGACTAAACGGCTAGTTATTGACTACGACTCTAAGGTTGCTCTCTCTTGAGTTCCTAGCACCAACCACTGGCCTTGGAACAAATGGATCATATTCAATGATATTAATGCGTTGATGCAAGAAGTTGGATTCCATAGATGAGACTGAGTGGTAGATGGAGACATAGCATAGGAGTATTGGAcactttcctttttatttgaGACTCAATGTGTCACTGGCACTCtcttatgaaaagaaaatataaatttaatatggATGGCTCTGTTAGGGGTAAATCTGACTTCACTGATTATGATGGTGTACCTAGAGACACAGGTTACGTTATTGGGATTTTCTTTGATCCACTCGAAATTCATGATTCCGACTAGTAGAAAATAATGGTGATTAGATATGCCTTAAAATTATTGGCATCATCATCCTTTGCAGCGACTAAACGGCTAGTTATTGACTACAACTCTAAGTAGGGGTAAGCAAAACCAAACCAAACAAATTATCCACCAAAATCAAATACGATTTGGATAAAACGGTTCGGTTTAATTGATTCATTGGATCAATTAGTCCAAAATGTTTGgtctaattgattttttggtcggttcttggttttaaaatttttagatcaATCTATTCAAAAGATCAAACGAATGttttttatgtattaatatatataatattttatatatattaagaagaattgataGTAAACTTAatcaataatatatttaaaatatattagtttattatataCACGTATATAAATCATAACaatagtaatttaattttagttttatttatttattatttataaatctgtattaatataaaattacaaattatatattttaaatagttatatgttaatattaatatataatattagaTAAGAATTAATTGATAGACAATACTTTTTTagtatgttttctttttatcctgatttaaataaatttttatttttaatttcgaaaagtaaaaagtaaatttgaaatgtagaaacagttttttttttNNNNNNNNNNNNNNNNNNNNNNNNNNNNNNNNNNNNNNNNNNNNNNNNNNNNNNNNNNNNNNNNNNNNNNNNNNNNNNNNNNNNNNNNNNNNNNNNNNNNNNNNNNNNNNNNNNNNNNNNNNNNNNNNNNNNNNNNNNNNNNNNNNNNNNNNNNNNNNNNNNNNNNNNNNNNNNNNNNNNNNNNNNNNNNNNN contains:
- the LOC18594547 gene encoding probable glutathione S-transferase; the protein is MADELVLLDFWPSPFGMRVRIALAEKGIKHEYREEDLRNKSALLLQMNPVHKKIPVLIHNGKPVCESLIQVQYIDEVWHDQAPLLPSDPYQRAIARFWADFVDKKIYELGRKIWTTKGEEQEAGKKEFIECLKLLEGELGDKPYFGGENLGYVDVVLVPFYSWFLAYEKCGNFSIEAECPKLIAWAKRCLQKESVSKSLPDQEKVYGFVLQLKKIFGIE
- the LOC18594549 gene encoding CASP-like protein F16, encoding MEKGTEKGNGVGGGAAASRSPMALMGSSRYENEEANTGMRTTETMLRLVPMALCVAALVVMLKNSQSNEFGSVSYSDLGAFRYLVHANGICAGYSLLSAIIAAMPRPSTMPRAWTLFLLDQILTYIILAAGAVSTEVLYLTNKGDAAVTWSAACGTFASFCHKATTSVIITFVVVACYVVLSLISSYRLFSKYDAPVN
- the LOC18594548 gene encoding ATP synthase subunit delta, chloroplastic; translation: MASFQQTSISLQSKLLPSSQLPRALPSLNLSFSATFPSLKLSTTRPLQGGAKMSATAASSYALALADVAKSNNTLDSTSSDIEQVEKIFSDPQVIDFFANPTIDAIKKRQVLDDIVKSSGLQPHTANFLNILVDAKRIDIIKEIVKEFESVFNKLTDTELAVVSSVVPLESQHLAQIAKQVQKLTGAKNVRIKTSIDPSLVAGFTIRYGNSGSKLIDMSVKKQLEEIAAQLDLGDIQLAV